The Ostrea edulis chromosome 1, xbOstEdul1.1, whole genome shotgun sequence genomic sequence tgaatgtccaACGCACATTCTCGAAATAATCACTTCGTCCTGGCGtttcattacgatgttacacggtttgtttactgttttgaatagaataaagtttacCTGAGTCACAGAAATCCCAATAGATTTGCCAAAGAGAACTTGcatatagttttatgaaatattttatatcgaTGTAGGGAGTTTTAAAGTGTACAATATCATCTTTGCCACTATGTCTGCTTTGGTGAAAGAACAACTTCACTAGAATACACTAGAATATCAAAGTAAATAGGAACTCGATTTTAGCCAAAAACGTCAGGACCAAGTTTCGCTGTCAAGAATCCAAATTTGTGCATTCAAAATTAACTTATTTTGCATTGTTGATTCCTGTACTTCAGCACGATTGTATTTTGTGACTGTCTTTTAGAGAGACAACTGTAACGGGAAGCAGTGTATGCTGGGACAGAAATTAGTCTAGTTCTCCCATAGTACAAGTTTATCGTCTTGATTAAAAGAACTCACTGTCAATAGTACTTGGGACCAGAACTTATTATACTACATAGATTATGACAGACAGTTTCCGTGTAGTACCCAGGCTCGGTTGTGATTCCCAGGTGATTTTCAACAcgttgtttgaaataaaaatacctgtaaagtttacaaatttatcataccaaagtaaatattgttttagagtAGTTAATAACAAATAAGTTTTCCATTGAGAATGAATGAGTATAACGAGAGTGGAATGTAAAATGTGCGCAAAATAAATGCACAGAATTATGAGAAATTAATAAGTACTGAAATGATAACAAAACTAAAGTTATGACACGAACAAGCGTCCATGCACTATCAAACTATACAGTGATATAAAACTAGCGGGCTTCCATATACCTCAAAGTTATATAGGACTGGTCTAAATATGCACACTGGGCTAAATCTATAAGTACTAACTCTGTTAAATACACTGACAGTGTACTAATAGACCATGGGCCAGTAACACTCCCCCCCCTCAAGGTTTTTTTCCTACCCTATGATATTTTGaaagtgtgtataaaataaagataaatgaaggttgtttgacaaatttatgttggggcgttttcaagatatggccATTCAACATGGAACAACGAAGATCAGTGAGAAATACGTATAAAAAAGAAGACAGTGTAATGTGGAAAGTGGTactgaatatatttttaaatgtctacaaaatacaattttcatagATACATTTCATTCGTGTCTTATGAAATTATACAGTCCCAAAATGACTATTATTATTAGGATGTTCAACAGTATATTAACAGTATAATACACGGTTCATTTAGATACTATACATGcattaccccaatctcccaaagagtGTTGTTATTAGGTATACATTagctctttcctgagtgtaaaaatatggtatgcctttgtagaagaaaatggaagatatagtccgaacgcaaatccatggcataaacctataattttgaccttgggatcaaaggtcaaggtcatgaatgtacatgacacatcgtctcatggtgatacactcatgtgtcaaatatggtatgcctatgtcaaagaacaaagaagttatggcccggacacgaatccattgtaaaaaaaaaaccctttaattttgaccttgaggacaagggtcaaggtcatatagaggtcatgaaggtactcgacacatcgactcatggtgatccacctgtgtgccaaatatggtatgcctaagtcaaagaacaaagaagttatggcccggacatgaatctgcacatacggacggacggacagacagacagagtgattcctatatacccccctgaacaatccccaactataatatttaaatattacgaTTTGTACTAAACCTatagtttggaaaattattcgGATTTCGTGCATGGAATGTGAAATTCCGGTTATTTTTagaacataaaaagtaaaaattcactTATCCCCCAGGCCTCGATCCAAAAAAACTCTTAACTTCTATgcagtatgtaatatactaatttacaattcattaatatttattggaTCGACGCTTGGGGGTTATACAAAGTTttggtgcatattgttggatattatcaacttttacaaaaataacacaactgTTATGGGTTCTACATGTTATAATTTCTATATGCGTGAATTTTCGCGGAAAAAACACACTGGATTTCTAAAGAAGAAGATCTAAgctatttcataccatgatggaattttggaatgaagagactttattttactcaaaattacaGGGCCATATTTGGGTATTCGTGGCTCTTGTTCTTTCCCTTTATCGGAGCACTTGGTCTCTTATAGATATAGGAAGTCTCATAAttgttcatgaaaaagtgaagataatgaacaatcttataatgattacacaattgagagtagggtaaacacggatccttgttaaagtaaatatgagtgGTGGCATCTGCTATGCATTATTTTTGTATGGGGACGCCTTAATTCAATGAGAAACAATTTCTCGGAATTAGGAAAAGATAAAACCAATTTGTGTGTTTTACATATTATTGaacatgcattttttaaaaccatttataagAACACATGGACACAAGTCAATACAGTTTGAACGCAATCGCACAAGTTCTCTCTTCTTTTTAGGGGTTCCAGGgtttctaaataaatacaaaataacaaGTTGTACTCTTTATTTCAAGCATAGATATGCATAAACATagaaaacatgtcattcaagCAGTGTCAAAAGTAGGTCGGATCGGAAGTGCAATATCAAATGGGTGTGTGATAAAGTTAATGCGTTATCTCACTTGCAATATTGTAGCGGTCAGTATAAGAGGGATCTTATACTACCTCGttagagagctagcttttctagtgatgtggtagagtctctctcttgatcacgcaagttaagcaacggcgagcgtgtTCAGCACTTGGCttggtgaccgctacacgttacaataTACACCACATGTATGACACACACATAGacgctgaaatcatcccgtttgtcctgaagttgaattgttagttagccattaaaatctatttatgaaaattgaaggtatcgaacagtgatcaatctcataacttctttaaggaatacaaaatagggagttgtTTATTTATGCAATTGATATAATTATGATCTTCCCTCTGATCATCGAATATTTTTCGATCTTTATGatgatttattataattatacagTGTTTTGAAAACTTCTAAATCATACAGTTTTCAAAACATTATTATGTAcagagaattttaaaaaatcaacttGAAATTGTTATAAAAATTGCCAACGAAATGATAACTTCTTTAAAAGCTGACAACAATATAAATgtagtggtttttttttcaggttTGTCAACGTATTCCGTGGAGAAAACTAAACATTGTTAAACGGCATCCTGTCAAAACAGTGCTTTGTTTACTTGTTTGcttgttgtttattttcttcTCGACTTTCTCACCCGCCGGGACGGCACCTTCGACCACACCCATGACAACGCCTTCGACGGCACAAATGATGACACCTTCGACCACACCCATCACAACATCTTCAAACGCACCCACGACACCCTTGACCGCACCTAGGACAGCATGCAATGAAAAAATAGAGCTTTTACAGTGTTCATTTAAAGAATCCACATCTGATGACGCATTAGACATCAATGATAAAAGGGCTGTTGTGCGTGTAGGAAAGGAAATCGCACAAATTGAAGGTTTAGTTATGCTCACGTTTATGAATACAGCATTTCAACCATTTCTTGTCAATACTTTtgatttccattagtggaactcttcaaattaaaggcgcgtaaagtcgtgctaccgggacaacgtAAACAAATATGGCATTGAATACGAATTATAATCAACTGCAAAACACAACACTGATCAAAAttctaaagttaaaaaaaaattaattattttaacaagaaaaaagacaaacttattaaactatgtgagggagcaTAGGTACTGAATTTGCTAAATTTGACCGATATAAAACATCAACTGCAAGAAGAACTGTAAAGGTTTTACCTATGCACATCCAACATAACGAAATCTTCTTGCAAATAATGGGGATTCATAtgcttttaaagttattctctcagactatgaagatattttatcatacaattagtgcaggttcatatggcatgaaCTTTGTAGGTATAAATTGGTacagtataagttttacatgtaacaacccacccccctccttttctaatattagaaaataaattacccaTCTGTCAAACtgcaattttgttttaattttgagatgtttataacactaattaacacaactgcTATGTTTCTGAACTTCATCTAAGCTATTTCAAAAATTACATATGTCGATGGAAATCGGATATAAAACATCGATTTTTGAAACAGATGTGATGGCGTTCAAAAACACATTAGTCTTATATATTAGtgttagattttttaaaatgtaacttgACTAATGGCTAttttaccatatatatatatatatatatatatatatatatatatatatatatatatatatatatataaaagggggggggggtatcaacGTTTTGCTTATGTCCcggtaatctcgcacttgctcgcgagacttgtttTCTTGACAtgcaagagtcatcaaagcgcgataactctgaTGGGCTGGTAATAGGAAGTATTGGATGTGCCATACGAAAAGCATGGTCAGGCAATCTCAGATTTTAGTTATAGTAACTGAGCTAAATATAAAGAATGAAATTCGTACTCTTTATCCAAAATTGAATGTTGTTTGCTTGAGCAACTTAAAACAACTCAATGAGAAGCAGAAATACTGTTCTGCCGGATTTATGCGGATTGGCATTTACAGAACCATAGTTGTGAACTGGATAATTCAGGAAAATATACCCGTATTTCTGTTTGAACTGGACGCAATGTGGTTACAAAATCCTTTACCATTTCTGATTGATACAGAGCCGTACGATTTAGCCATTATACCGACCTATGATAAATCCTTCGAGGCAGCGATCGGATTTTACTACATGAGAGCAAGCAAACGTATGAAACAATTTTGGCGGGAATTGATTCGTCGACTCATTGACTTGAAGAACATGTTTTCTTGTTTGAGAAATGAAGATCTCgttagagagagagataacGACCAAATGGTTCTGCATGATATGATCAAGGAAcattataaaaatattatgaTATACTTTTTACCACTAGATAGATTTATTGACGGAAAGTGGTATTGGAACCCGGATACACGAACATTAAGAGACGCCTTcatattgaattttaattttatcattgGAGTTGATAACAAAATAATTCGTGCTAAAAATTTTGAACACTGGTTTGTATCCGATGACAATGTTACTTGTTTGCCTCACAGGTATACACGTTTTCGTAATCAGTTGAGTGGATTAATGTGAATGAAAAAGAATCAGAACTTTActgaaatattgatttaaaaaagaaactgGATTTTAGCCTATAACGTCAGGATTAGGGTTATCTTTCAAGAATCCAAAATAGCCATTCCAACTCTTgtttatcttcatctttttgtTGAATCCTGAACTTCAACCTGAAAGTGTTTTTGTGACTGTCATTTAAATACGTAGTAACTGAATATCATTTATATTATATTCAACATTTGTAACTATATGCTTACGGAAAATTCACGCGCTTATTACATGATCGCATTTCCCCCACGCGTAAATATTTACCTTTACAGTATGTTGAACActttgtttgaaatgaaaatacatctcaatttacaatttttttgtaACACAAGTAAATATGGCTTTAGGGTAGTTAATAACAAATAATAAGTTTTCCATTGAAAATGAACGTAACCAAAGGGTACTCATAATAATTGAACAGAATTATCAAAAATGGATAAGtattgaaatgataaaacaaataattaaaaaaatctaaagttaTGACGCTAACAAGCTTCCATACACTATTAAAATATACAGTTTTATAACACCAGCGGGCTTCCATATAcattacgtctccatatgagtgaaaaattgtcgagcgagacgttaaggaagatacaatcaattaaccATATACCACAAAGTAATATAGGACACCACAAAGTAATATAGGACACCACAAAGTAATATAGGACTAATATAGATATACACACTGGCCTAAATATATAACTCTGTTACTACTAAGTTAAGGAATATCTAATTCTACCCTGAACCATAGTATATCGACTATACTAAGGTATCTACATGTTATAAGGTAAAATCTAACAACTAAAACTCTTTCCCGAACACTACATTATGTTTATGTACTGCATATTGAAAACCCTACTCTATGTAGAAGAACAGAAGCGAACACGAAGTTCTTGTAAAGCAAGAACCTCAGTTCTTGACCCTAGCAAAGTGACTAAATCGTCGAAGGTGTAGATTTAGAGCGCAGACTacccagtaggggccctgctacactaggtTTGTTGCTGCGAGGCGACGATGGTGGTCGACCCTCGGATCCCCTGGACACGGGGACGGGTCTTCTTGAAGATCCGGGGATGGTTGGGTCCTCCAGAAGGGGATGGATGGAACCATCTCCTCTTCCTCGAGTCGGGGAAGGAGAGTGACTAAATCTCCTGATGCACCAATGAGGTGCTAAATATAAATGCTCAATCTCATAAGCCAGGATTAAGCCTCTTAGCCAAtgaaattgcagaaaacaaaTTACGTTAGAGAAGACTGGCAACATcgaaatattgattttacacaatgcaaggtgaaaataatatcataactccgaaaaggaatacaaattaaagtAAAGActaggacaaacacagaccgTTGGACATAGCAGAGGTTGGaccaggtgcctaagaggagtaactatcccctctcgaccggtcacatccgccttgAGGCCTATATTTTGACCAGGtatacggagtaatccgtagtcaaaattaagaacggcataacaatcggcattaagcacgtcagacagcatctgacccaatgagaggttgtattggcaaactaggcCATTATAATTGCCTTACGAAAGAAATAGAAACTACCCCACAGCGGGTTTATTCcccgggtctaaaatttggcgatttgatggctcaaaggtatgctaataattttagcggaataaatttttAGCGGACAGGGAAGAATTGTCTCTATTTCAAATACTGAAGTCCCAATTAGGTGCATATTTGGCGCGTAAAATTTTGTCGGAAAGCTATCTAatcgctaaaataagccaataTTTAACCCCGCGGAAAAaaacccgctatacggtattttagacatacaaaacatgttgtatatgcaataactacatgtacgtaaTTTAAGGCTAGTCAACATCAAAATTGTTACACATCACACTAGCACTACATGTACGAGAATTCGAATGTAGTGAAACTGTGCTTacacataaaatatattttaaaacactaGTTCATTGAAGAACTGTTTGAATAGGTCACACAGGATTTTTTACTGGAGTTGGACTTTTATAAAAGTAATATGttacaaatttacataaccATAACCAATGAGATTCATATATAAAACCTCAACTATTATCTTTTAATATACAACTGTTGGTgttatgattttcaaatttgtagTCCGTCGATGAGGACGTTAAATGACTGTTCCATATCAAGATCACAACCCCATGGCACGTAAAATGTATATGGTTTTCGAAAATAGCTGGTTCATTGCGGGCCGCCACAGGgtctcaaaattttaaaatccgtTCCATGCATCTCTATCAGTTTGTCACCGAAATATGACTAAAATATAAAAGACTACTGATCTTGGTACAAAGATATATACTTACAACAAGTATATTTctaatatgtatattttcatgcaTCCTTCCCATTATTTCTTAACGCTGTGCtgctttttcttcttttctttatGTACTGTATAAGTTTGGTATTTAGGCCCGATGAGTCgagtgtttgatttatttctaaactgCCTGTTAACATAAAGTTTGTGAATAGACACATGtcactataaataaataaattactaTAGTGATGAACCTGCGGCGTATAAGCGGCATTTTCGTGAATATTAAGGTTTGATCTCTGCAACTTCCTGGGTCACTGCTTTCTGGTAATGAACTTTATCCTCAACAATGCCATGTAAACTTTGCGTTTGTGAAGTCAGTGAACTTTGATATTTGAACTGTGATGGTTGATGAACTTTTTAGCAACACTTTTGTATTTGTGTTGTATATGCATTTGTTATTGGGGCATGCTCTTTGATTGGCGACCCATTACTCATGTTGatatttgatttgtatttgtaattacatgtaattcaaaacaACCGTGCCCATAATATCGTCATATCTATTATAATTAACTTCaaacaattattttattttgttacacTTTTCTgagataaaatgttttatagACATAACGCGGTACTGTAAGAATCGTGATCATTTGTTACAGGGctaagaacaaggtacggttgtatacataaaaaggcccaaaaaaattctctctataaaatgtgtctggaattaaccttaatcagcgttttaagaaagtaaaataaatgccaggtatactatgtcaacaaaatcagaattatAGTtttaaatggatagcattatgacatcatgaataaggcatttcccgcctttttctcaaaataagcctgaaaactgtcaaatgtcatacaaattattgctcaggaaaagatgtgcacatttgtcgagcaaaatgaaaatgatatatattgtgtattattttgagatgaaaaacatgcttcaatatgaatttgctcgacgcatgcgctgtatgtttccTAAAAGGAAAatcacctgaatttgtggatatttccattgaaaatggcatttttgcaattttatgccaacttcaagctctcgtcatatgacacaaatcattttgctgatcaaactgagtgaattttgggtttgctaaactattccttaattgaatgccaggatttgagctccaagtgaaatcatcaatattttgggccagatgactgtagaaactgtacctacttctttgtgttacatatacttttttaaaattcttaagtGACACtaataattctttaaaaatctggtATATTTAACAGATGACTTGCATCGctatagaaatacaaaaattctgatgaaaataaaaagattttacTTTAAGGAAGTAAAAATGTATTATGTAAGTAACAATGCAGAAGAATAACGCTGGCTTATATTTCTCCTACCGGTCGAGTTAAAACTtacatatacaaaatgtatgtacattatgGGGGTAAGTAAGACTTATTTTGAATCAGTGAACATTTATTTCTTCAGATCAACTCAACTTACATATAACTCTCTCATGTACAATCCTGAGCTGTGAATCTGGAGAGAATCGTGTTGAGATTATGATTTTCTCTGTGCtttatgtaatttttaaaactaGGTCATTTACATATTGCAACATCTGTATATCTGAAATTCAGAGAGAATCTTAATTCTGTATCTCTATTCGACACCTCGCTAAACACCCGGCATTAGGCCTTAAatatatctaaacaatatgAAGGTAAGCATGGGTACAATGACGAATCCTCACTATCACAGCCCTTTGTGTCATGCCTAAACTTTGTGACCTCAAGTCTGGTTTTCAGCTGCTGACGTCCCCACATAAAGAAGACTTCTCAAATAATGCGTAAAAATAGAAATCTCAAATGATGCGTAGAACAACTAAAACTTGTACGATCCTCTCAAACCGAGGATAAAATACATGAACTTGGatagaactgtagctctctgggtgAAAagtaggatatatatatatatagttacagTCCCAGCCCTTATAAAAACACCCTTCGATTAACAGTACAACTTTCTTCACTTGATTGATGTCGCCGTAGTTTTTTGCATCAACGCCTCAAAATTTTAATATagaaaattcctaacatattttcatcTAATATCACGACacacaaatattcattaaatccCCATGCAAACGGAAAACTTGCAGCTTCAATAAACGCCTCTTGACGTGGGTATATTAGGTTACCAGTCAGTTTCCCTTTTCACACATATTCAAATAACCTAATTGTCAAATAAATAAGGCGTGTAAAACATtgtaatattatacaaatctcgGTTTATGTGCGgaaatcttgttattcatatgtgATAACCTTTATTTATATTCGGTGATCTTGATATTCGTATgggaaaattttaatttatattcgaaaatcttgatatttatatgcgaaaattttgatgcatattcaataatcttgatatttatatgtgaaaagtttgttgTATGCAGaaatggaaaatttattttcttcccTTTAATAAACTtccaaataacaatgaaaatcttCATTTAGAAATAGCTTTAGATGCATTTATTCTATGCACATCAATATTATTGTATACGTTTTGGCGCAAGAAGTGCATGCTTATGAAGTTATATCGTCAACACCGCTATCCGACGCAATCGTAACTACATCAGtgtactcggctatttccgtaaccgcaaattaACCTCATATGTTGATCGACACCATCAGAGTCTGTTGCCATGTGTATACAAATGTATCTGAGGTCACAGTTGTATGTTACTATATGGAACGAAAGCTTTAAATGCGTCTaagatttaagaaatgaaacttctagcgcattgatgaaaaagttttccgtccaatgtttcgtttgatacatgcatcaaacaaagaattataagttttatttcttatcatttaataatgtttttaagatagaaaaacaaatagtttctcccatcaaaatgcttgaattaacgtttctgaaatggcgcgtaggaatacatataggcaagaatgaaaacaacaacaaaacggcatggctgtgcgttcaggtcaggaacagttactgtgcagatttaaatggattatacgccaaattaaaggtgcaatggttaaaagctgaattaaatatgaaggaagataacaagtggtgactggatttatgctgcatcgtgttggaggagacgttgaacactggttgtgtcgttggaacggtggaatgcaattcGGCTCAATTTCAATATCGAGGAAAAAGTTCAAAACacactcgttgactgagccccatataacacGGTTCAATTTCGttgatatttaccagatcagaagtcaCCACTTGTTCCGTCATGTTttcgatctcgtaaagcagacgattcataccgggaactcgtataatctgtctacttctaccagtaagtggtctacgtcatcaagttgactattctgccacgtcatcgcctatgtatgttgtttctttaaattaatttgtattttattcatatctttagttgtgctaatttttgatagcaatgaaaaacaaaaatcaaacaaatgcatttcgttatatataatgcttgtgtggaaaatcccgttctataaatagcacTAAAATTAGAACGGAGAAGACGCagtccagagaaaagtagtcccgcgtgtttagtgcagatgaactctgaacgaaattttgatagagaaatcaaacgaatttttcaaccaatcagcatcgtttataagtcatcactttaaaagttattaaatgatatacatatctaaggtattctaccactatcaatttctgCTTATATGTTATgaattagagtgaataagacgttaatgttactaaaactgaatctgtggtgaaaatctaaatagcacattatacagggattcaGTTCTGACCTTTTAACTTCATTTACAAGCGCGATTCCGGAGAAGAAAtacatcgatttgatgcaattcttgcgccgatccacgtccgagttaGCTATGACGTCATAACCCACTGCACTACGTTTcgatcaatttaattaaaatcagatcctaagatacgctcacaatcgctacaataggggGTTGTGATCTTTGACTCTTTGACACAGGGCACCCTTTAATGTGCCATCTGAcgacataaaagttaaaaaatacatgaacaagtaaaacatatcatttcgtgtacatgtatatgcacagttgtattataaaagtattcaaatttttctgtaaaaatcgcattcttgtaaatattgtataatgaaatgattttcaatatttgtgaaaagttCTTGCATTGATTGCACATTATCAAAAAGTCTTTTTcgtatgggcgtaaaatcactgcattctaaaagaatgttaTATATCGTTAATGAACAGTCACAAGATATACATTCAGGCTGAAGTTCTCTGTTTAATAGGTAATAATgggtcaattttgaatgtccaACGCACATTCTCGAAATAATCACTTCGTCCTGGCGtttcattacgatgttacaCGTTTGTTTACtgttttgaatagaataaagtttacCTGAGTCACAGAAATCCCAATAGATTTGCCAAAGAGAACTTGca encodes the following:
- the LOC130048425 gene encoding uncharacterized protein LOC130048425, which produces MVRQSQILVIVTELNIKNEIRTLYPKLNVVCLSNLKQLNEKQKYCSAGFMRIGIYRTIVVNWIIQENIPVFLFELDAMWLQNPLPFLIDTEPYDLAIIPTYDKSFEAAIGFYYMRASKRMKQFWRELIRRLIDLKNMFSCLRNEDLVRERDNDQMVLHDMIKEHYKNIMIYFLPLDRFIDGKWYWNPDTRTLRDAFILNFNFIIGVDNKIIRAKNFEHWFVSDDNVTCLPHRYTRFRNQLSGLM